One genomic region from Anopheles bellator chromosome 2, idAnoBellAS_SP24_06.2, whole genome shotgun sequence encodes:
- the LOC131207156 gene encoding suppressor of fused homolog: MAEKEKEDCLKRRALPRGLQKLIEQCLKIYPDQTNPLQVTTVLKYWLGGQDPLDYISMYHNPGDPKQHIPPHWHYVSFGLSDLHGDGRVHLSDTSGGLEPRSGMGFELTFRLLKSPNAPPDERPPTWPANLLQSLAKYVFQSGNRLCAGDNIPWRRPLDNSRANGTFAIQQMLIAEDPQLPRTETPFGWVNFLQIVGVTVEELEQASRWNGKGVLNLLGKDPATGGPWLITDLKRSCSVFEQFPETLRQLEIDLEKEGSDLAGVNADFTFKELAKGALAATIKQEVLDPEEELSRSISSCNIGVKQEPIVTGVKQEPTADDDGSLERSNGSSDMVNPFDNPNIPSRVFPLTGIELTLAPYAAKFLILAVKDRIRHGRHFTFKAQHMAVTFVAESVTGSIVTRHSPYAVLGNWVQILIPNRLVARMVECFSELGTKNADNLKIPLSYEWPEHNLKFIIDNPPPELLNQPGPFLA; the protein is encoded by the exons AtggcagaaaaggaaaaggaagacTGTCTCAAGAGACGCGCATTGCCTCGCGGATTACAGAAACTTATCGAACAGTGTTTGAAAATCTATCCCGACCAAACGAATCCGCTGCAAGTGACGACCGTACTAAAATATTG GCTCGGTGGTCAGGATCCGCTCGATTACATCAGCATGTACCATAATCCGGGCGATCCGAAACAGCACATACCTCCTCACTGGCACTATGTCAGCTTCGGACTATCAGACCTGCACGGTGATGGGCGCGTCCATTTGTCGGACACTTCCGGCGGTCTGGAACCGCGTTCCGGTATGGGGTTTGAACTTACGTTTCGTTTGCTCAAGTCACCCAATGCACCGCCGGACGAACGACCACCAACCTGGCCCGCAAACTTGCTGCAATCGCTGGCCAAGTACGTGTTTCAGTCGGGAAATCGACTCTGCGCCGGTGACAACATACCTTGGCGTCGGCCGCTCGATAACAGTAGGGCAAACGGTACCTTCGCCATACAGCAGATGCTGATAGCTGAAGATCCTCAGCTGCCCCGCACGGAAACGCCGTTTGGATGGGTCAATTTCCTGCAGATCGTAGGGGTGACTGTCGAAGAACTCGAACAAGCGTCACGCTGGAATGGGAAAGGGGTACTGAATCTACTCGGCAAAGACCCTGCCACCGGTGGTCCTTGGTTAATCACGGACCTGAAGCGATCGTGCAGCGTATTCGAGCAGTTCCCGGAAACGCTCCGCCAGCTCGAAATCGATCTCGAGAAGGAAGGTTCCGACTTGGCGGGCGTGAATGCTGATTTTACGTTCAAAGAGCTCGCAAAGGGTGCACTGGCAGCCACCATCAAGCAGGAGGTGCTGGATCCGGAGGAAGAACTCTCGCGTTCGATATCGTCATGCAACATTGGCGTAAAACAGGAACCGATCGTAACCGGCGTAAAACAGGAACCgaccgccgatgatgatgggtcgCTGGAGCGCTCGAACGGTTCGTCCGACATGGTCAATCCGTTTGACAATCCAAACATTCCGTCGCGCGTCTTCCCACTGACCGGAATCGAGCTTACGCTGGCACCGTATGCGGCCAAATTTCTCATCCTCGCCGTCAAGGACCGCATACGCCACGGACGTCACTTTACCTTCAAAGCTCAGCATATGGCGGTCACGTTCGTAGCTGAGTCGGTGACGGGTTCGATTGTGACTCGTCATTCACCGTATGCGGTGCTTGGGAACTGGGTACAGATTCTCATCCCGAACCGGCTGGTGGCGCGCATGGTGGAGTGCTTCTCCGAGCTCGGCACCAAGAACGCCGACAATCTCAAAATACCACTCTCATACGAGTGGCCGGAACATAATCTAAAGTTTATTATCGAcaacccaccacccgaacTGCTCAATCAGCCAGGGCCGTTTCTGGCTTGA
- the LOC131207155 gene encoding uncharacterized protein LOC131207155: MAPTVSKSAYNEQLEKFQAALQPTAAAERILRTLKEIQCFADSFTGHANRFVCSADLSKVLLNWMVQKQTADLATDAWQAAYELAKKYLKICHDAPDTIRSFCVTVLYNHVVALGTPSKLLMRLLIISLMARFEVTDEHASLFGRVKRVALTIVQDTKESERNRALFSTGHDVIIELHRKLLIHAARQNNKTRQPALDLFREVFDSSTAILQRFFGFSLAKAQQLYTTVMETMNADVKLRESELIHLFGDGIDFVEKILSFRDTAPEYCRFAEFFLMFKSLTAEPYASCVRLVRHLVRLAFSSQLGESFFTEVTRLVRSLYATFPSDPSVMKVIVLFACHSNRHFSSLPAEQLTEVAEAAIEMIESLMHFVRHCPTGMRAALCRRCPHARQHLADRLISALIHLASSQMKVRLGEPQQGAKHPKPTLTVGRVCELARRRVKLLQELECEGKGPLQNESVRYCVVWVQRTLASLRQEITESDTKELGAVLRLVIEQNAVQRYDFIKSDLILVRLLENCFYSVPSANVSTSALWPKLSVQLLKLLLTLRENPTPTIVQSNASIGVILRTIMAYQAETDEEDPTRTITVMQMYAHAGYDRFGFGFRTEPTHDEQLTIMVQEMTIATNYKTSRSITHCFDQLWKVVDVREHCLPLGMALYAFDEQEWEKLPTAQIDELRASLANHEPKTTSERFQRSAALGNISYRRILHWQRALLDRLRLVLFEREDIRNDRIDKMLLEIQFDQDAQLQERLEALRLHYRTMVTVLVEDDFQLISLLPSLTFVSSVLNNTARYYQLNYHPHQATELQLLNLLLVSQRRAERPLDQCVAIGFLLEYHQVTEDVLRQFPMNSGWPNFAGGDLGTLKALSVRAAELLHTFTGNESANNCTVPENRRYPLLDLYLTLAVYRGSKQSDAALSAALQLIRRGLAHADRLCAKGDLSEDSRHLMKGRAAQIVFRLASDYGLPFQEATPQMAFVRLMLGNFNELQKLCGEHTLILSSATVEMTVTVLQFMIVRYDTTQYIVGYVEQLLKFAMRRGAGLRVMQLLLLYGSIMVDSEKLDRCELAIRYLDRLLMLRPINSGKSHSKRVTRNPIDMDSACQLNQDFNRPVLSGVGNDDDDGARKVAKKDPEKLIMSNGGGTDPVDGQTEVPIEHYLMFGHAPSCDCRFCCNPQYKSMAFKTAALTARLAVLNREPIERTDHYYDAITDHWLSVMEPLLIWCLGGYRSDLLKDVMRTMVQRGLFLVRCGRYETARKVYERALALSDSKHIVVDRALYEDIRFNLQVLSNFDQQNTNVHQRKPSVTLESYKRFLATRNSSVATLETDLGKLQLKTPTKVVARGAVRPPPKTVDRVNELLRQSASRRYQRAQGVNDSALTAASIEGIGIVKVASASARKPKTVNIFMDSPPAPGRSRKTKKGSSENPAPVAPEKSQSDAAKISANVVNTKSSADPGGGFQQQSDHKAIGNSKPTQSVYVDFPVLHAANTPKRPGTSSNSNDNRLGGSPSLNGSFRDALVLGKSSREATKPPTEDGSVIVLDDSSSDIKTVSNEAIETSFVDSRTQTLTNSALALRTYSDRKRTANGGSTPLSAVGPSSAVKRKPPTVTKVRLRFDDPPTPERRREELQKDGTKQRSDKPFAGTDGNPRKAVRDRGTGPTGDRAKRANVCPPATEVIVLDCSAENAAPDNIATRTRQRRKRN; encoded by the exons TGCGCTTCAACCCACTGCCGCAGCAGAACGCATTTTACGCACGCTGAAGGAAATACAATGCTTTGCCGACAGCTTTACGGGCCATGCCAATCGATTCGTCTGCTCAGCCGATCTATCCAAAGTGTTGCTCAACTGGATGGTACAGAAGCAAACCGCGGACCTAGCAACCGACGCTTGGCAGGCTGCATACGaattggccaaaaaatatctgAAAATCTGCCACGATGCCCCTGACACCATACGGTCCTTTTGTGTAACGGTCCTTTATAATCACGTCGTTGCTCTGGGCACGCCGAGCAAGCTGCTGATGAGGCTGCTCATCATTTCCCTAATGGCCCGCTTCGAGGTGACGGATGAGCACGCTAGTTTGTTCGGGCGCGTGAAGCGTGTGGCACTGACCATCGTGCAGGACACGAAggagagcgaacgaaaccggGCACTGTTTTCGACAGGACACGATGTGATCATCGAGCTGCACCGCAAGCTGCTGATACACGCGGCTCGTCAAAACAATAAGACACGCCAGCCGGCCCTGGACTTGTTCCGTGAAGTGTTCGACAGCAGCACGGCTATTTTGCAGAGatttttcggtttcagttTAGCAAAAGCACAACAACTCTACACAACCGTGATGGAAACGATGAACGCGGACGTAAAACTGAGGGAATCGGAACTGATCCACCTGTTCGGCGACGGTATCGATTTTGTGGAGAAAATTCTCAGTTTCCGTGACACCGCACCGGAGTACTGTCGGTTTGCTGAGTTTTTCCTCATGTTCAAAAGCTTGACGGCGGAACCGTATGCCAGCTGTGTCCGTTTGGTGCGTCATCTTGTGCGCCTTGCTTTCAGTTCCCAACTGGGAGAAAGTTTCTTTACGGAGGTAACAAGATTGGTTCGATCGTTGTATGCTACTTTTCCCTCGGATCCGTCTGTCATGAAAGTGATCGTGTTATTCGCCTGTCACAGTAATCGGCATTTTAGCAGTTTACCGGCTGAGCAGCTTACAGAAGTGGCGGAAGCCGCCATCGAAATGATCGAGTCGTTGATGCACTTCGTTCGCCACTGTCCGACCGGCATGCGTGCGGCGCTCTGTCGCAGGTGTCCACATGCTCGACAGCACTTGGCCGATCGGTTAATCTCTGCCCTAATCCACTTGGCGTCCAGCCAAATGAAAGTTCGGCTGGGAGAACCACAGCAAGGCGCTAAACATCCCAAACCAACACTAACTGTTGGCCGGGTATGTGAACTGGCGCGTCGCAGAGTGAAACTGTTGCAGGAGCTGGAATGCGAAGGAAAAGGTCCGTTACAAAACGAGTCCGTTCGATACTGCGTGGTGTGGGTGCAGCGCACGTTAGCATCGCTCAGACAGGAAATAACCGAGAGCGACACAAAGGAACTGGGCGCTGTGTTGAGGCTGGTGATCGAACAAAACGCGGTGCAGCGTTACGACTTTATCAAATCGGACCTGATACTAGTGCGGTTACTAGAGAATTGTTTTTACAGCGTACCCTCTGCCAATGTGTCGACTTCCGCCCTGTGGCCAAAGCTGAGTGTTCAGTTGTTAAAACTGTTGCTTACGCTTCGCGAAAACCCAACCCCGACAATCGTACAGAGCAACGCATCGATCGGCGTGATTTTGCGCACGATTATGGCTTACCAAGCGGAAACGGACGAAGAAGATCCTACACGGACCATCACGGTGATGCAGATGTACGCCCACGCCGGCTACGATCGATTCGGGTTTGGCTTCAGGACGGAACCAACACACGACGAACAACTCACGATCATGGTACAGGAAATGACGATCGCCACTAACTATAAAACATCTCGCTCGATCACGCACTGTTTTGACCAGCTGTGGAAGGTGGTTGATGTACGGGAGCACTGTCTGCCCCTTGGTATGGCACTGTACGCTTTCGACGAACAAGAATGGGAAAAACTGCCTACGGCACAGATAGACGAGCTCCGGGCTAGTTTGGCGAACCACGAACCGAAAACGACTTCCGAGCGCTTTCAACGTTCAGCGGCGCTGGGCAACATTAGCTATCGGCGCATCTTGCACTGGCAGCGTGCTCTATTGGATCGCCTCCGGCTGGTACTGTTCGAAAGGGAAGACATCCGCAACGATCGGATCGACAAGATGTTACTGGAAATTCAGTTCGATCAAGACGCACAACTTCAAGAACGACTGGAAGCACTGCGACTTCACTACCGTACGATGGTAACCGTCTTGGTGGAAGATGATTTTCAGCTGATCTCACTGCTGCCATCGTTAACGTTTGTTTCGAGCGTACTCAACAATACCGCTCGTTACTATCAACTGAACTACCATCCTCATCAGGCGACCGAGTTGCAACTACTGAACCTCTTGCTCGTCAGCCAGCGCCGCGCTGAACGTCCCCTCGATCAGTGCGTGGCCATCGGGTTCCTGCTCGAGTACCACCAGGTGACGGAAGATGTGTTGCGGCAGTTTCCCATGAATTCTGGTTGGCCAAACTTTGCCGGTGGAGATCTTGGAACGTTGAAGGCACTGTCGGTGCGGGCGGCGGAGTTACTTCACACGTTCACGGGTAACGAATCTGCCAACAATTGCACCGTGCCAGAAAACCGGCGATATCCACTGCTGGACCTTTACCTCACGCTGGCCGTCTACCGTGGCTCGAAGCAGTCGGATGCGGCTCTTTCTGCTGCACTGCAACTGATTCGGCGGGGTCTTGCGCACGCTGATCGATTGTGCGCGAAAGGTGATCTCTCCGAAGACAGTCGCCACCTGATGAAGGGTCGCGCGGCACAGATTGTGTTCCGTTTGGCGTCGGACTATGGATTACCCTTTCAGGAGGCAACTCCTCAGATGGCGTTTGTGAGGCTGATGCTCGGGAATTTCAATGAACTGCAGAAGCTCTGTGGCGAGCACACACTCATCCTTTCGTCGGCGACGGTCGAGATGACGGTGACCGTGCTGCAGTTCATGATCGTGCGGTACGACACTACTCAGTACATCGTGGGGTACGTGGAGCAGTTGCTGAAGTTTGCCATGCGCCGCGGAGCGGGACTACGTGTgatgcagctgctgctcctgtaCGGCAGCATAATGGTGGACTCCGAAAAGCTGGACCGCTGTGAG CTGGCCATACGTTATCTTGACCgtttgctgatgctgcgtCCCATTAATTCAGGAAAGAGTCATTCGAAAAGGGTGACACGAAATCCCATCGACATGGACAGTGCGTGCCAACTGAATCAAGATTTTAACCGTCCCGTGCTGAGCGGTGTgggcaatgatgatgatgatggcgctcGAAAAGTGGCAAAGAAGGACCcagaaaaattaatt ATGTCGAACGGTGGCGGAACGGATCCAGTGGACGGGCAGACGGAAGTGCCTATCGAGCACTATCTAATGTTTGGTCATGCGCCTTCGTGCGACTGTCGCTTCTGTTGCAACCCACAGTACAAATCGATGGCCTTCAAAACGGCAGCTCTGACGGCTCGATTGGCGGTTTTGAATCGCGAGCCGATCGAACGTACCGATCATTACTACGAtgcgatcaccgatcactgGTTGTCGGTGATGGAACCACT GCTAATTTGGTGCTTGGGTGGCTATCGATCGGACCTGCTGAAGGATGTAATGCGTACGATGGTACAGCGAGGTTTATTTCTTGTCCGATGCGGCCGATATGAGACCGCAAGGAAGGTTTACGAGCGAGCTTTGGCCCTATCCGATTCCAAGCACATTGTGGTAGATAGGGCGTTGTACGAGGACATCCGCTTCAATCTACAAGTGTTATCAAACTTTGACCAACAAAATACAAACGTCCACCAAAGAAAACCTTCGGTGACGTTAGAAAGTTACAAAAGATTTCTTGCCACTCGAAACAGCAGCGTGGCGACACTGGAAACGGATCTCGGCAAACTCCAGCTAAAAACTCCCACCAAAGTCGTAGCACGTGGTGCCGTACGTCCCCCACCAAAGACGGTTGATCGAGTGAACGAACTGCTCCGGCAGTCCGCTTCACGACGTTACCAGCGCGCACAAGGTGTGAACGATTCCGCACTTACTGCTGCCAGCATCGAAGGAATTGGAATCGTTAAAGTTGCTTCAGCGTCAGCGCGCAAACCCAAAACGGTCAACATATTTATGGATTCTCCTCCAGCACCAGGACGATCAAGAAAGACGAAAAAAGGGAGCTCGGAAAACCCAGCTCCGGTGGCCCCTGAGAAATCACAATCAGATGCTGCGAAAATATCGGCGAATGTAGTCAACACCAAGTCCTCTGCTGATCCGGGCGGCGGGTTCCAACAACAATCGGATCATAAGGCAATCGGAAATTCTAAGCCAACGCAATCCGTATATGTAGATTTTCCAGTGCTCCACGCTGCAAACACTCCTAAGCGTCCGGGCACATCTTCAAACTCAAACGACAATCGACTTGGCGGCAGTCCTTCGTTGAACGGATCGTTTCGAGATGCTCTTGTCCTGGGAAAGTCATCGAGAGAGGCTACAAAACCCCCCACAGAGGACGGGAGCGTCATCGTGCTGGACGATTCGTCGTCGGACATCAAGACGGTGTCGAACGAAGCAATCGAAACGAGCTTCGTAGattcacgcacacaaacgctTACCAATTCGGCGTTGGCTCTAAGAACGTACTCGGATCGTAAGCGCACGGCAAATGGCGGTAGTACACCGTTATCAGCGGTGGGACCATCGTCTGCAGTAAAGCGAAAGCCGCCGACCGTTACCAAAGTGCGACTTCGTTTCGATGATCCCCCCACACCCGAACGGCGGCGAGAAGAACTGCAGAAAGACGGAACGAAACAGCGCTCCGACAAGCCGTTTGCGGGCACCGATGGGAATCCGAGAAAAGCGGTCCGTGATCGTGGTACAGGTCCAACGGGAGACCGAGCGAAAAGAGCAAACGTGTGCCCACCGGCGACGGAAGTGATCGTACTGGACTGTTCGGCGGAAAATGCGGCACCCGATAACATTGCGACGCGTACCAGGCAGCGCAGAAAACGCAATTGA